A region from the Acyrthosiphon pisum isolate AL4f chromosome A1, pea_aphid_22Mar2018_4r6ur, whole genome shotgun sequence genome encodes:
- the LOC103308936 gene encoding LIM domain-containing protein A-like gives MVSRGYSAEDYHPQSDHSYRPPPPEHHRKSSPRRAAVPEAPRAAPRRNRYNDVSPPPSELSSRAANDYKRRPASYAYEDDGGFCPPPSYGGRPRGEPDIREVDDDADGPVPTALAGREYKRRSAAYAYEDHHPHHHQQHQHNKHHHQNHNHQQQQDLGGSGYGGRREATSDKRAAAHAAAEDSPSPISPRYRHSYAEAYHRHQHQHQHSQPPPQESVYRHNGSLQSSGRIGIAAIHPY, from the coding sequence ATGGTGTCCAGAGGTTACTCGGCCGAAGACTACCACCCGCAGTCGGACCACAGCTACAGGCCACCGCCCCCGGAACACCATCGCAAAAGCTCACCACGTCGGGCCGCGGTACCGGAAGCTCCCCGAGCCGCGCCCAGGCGGAATCGTTACAACGACGTGTCGCCGCCACCATCGGAGCTGTCGTCGCGTGCGGCCAACGATTACAAACGGCGGCCGGCCTCGTACGCTTACGAAGACGACGGCGGCTTTTGTCCGCCTCCCAGCTACGGGGGCAGACCTCGCGGCGAACCGGACATCCGGGAGGTAGATGACGACGCAGACGGTCCGGTGCCGACGGCACTGGCCGGCCGAGAGTACAAGCGGCGATCGGCGGCCTACGCTTACGAGGATCACCACCCACACCATCACCAACAACACCAACACAACAAACACCATCATCAAAACCACAACCATCAACAACAACAAGACCTAGGAGGCAGCGGTTACGGCGGCAGACGCGAGGCGACGTCGGACAAGCGGGCGGCGGCCCATGCGGCCGCGGAGGACAGCCCTTCGCCGATTTCGCCCAGGTACAGGCACAGTTATGCAGAGGCGTACCACAGGCACCAGCATCAGCACCAGCATTCGCAGCCACCGCCACAAGAATCTGTGTACCGTCACAACGGTTCGTTACAGTCGTCCGGTCGCATCGGAATCGCAGCGATACACCCTTACTGA